One genomic segment of Physeter macrocephalus isolate SW-GA unplaced genomic scaffold, ASM283717v5 random_14, whole genome shotgun sequence includes these proteins:
- the FDXR gene encoding NADPH:adrenodoxin oxidoreductase, mitochondrial isoform X7: MAPRCWRWWPWSAWLRTRPPPSESTQTFGNSDEVRDPANAKALRKKRRRAQMRVKPGKLRFLLDTEEQTPQICVVGSGPAGFYTAQHLLKHHSRAHVDIYEKQLVPFGLVRYGVAPDHPEVKNVINTFTRTAHSDRCAFHGSVAVGRDVTVQELRDAYHAVVLSYGADDHQALEIPGEELPGVFSARAFVGWYNGLPENRALAPDLSCDTAVVLGQGNVALDVARILLTPPEHLEKTDITEAALGALRQSQVKTVWIVGRRGALQVAFTIKELREMIQLPGTRPILDPADFLGLQDRIKEVPRPRKRLMELLLRAATEKPEVAEVARRASASRAWGLRFFRSPQQVLPSPDGRRVAGVRLAVTRLEGVGEATRAVPTGDVEDLPCGLVLSSIGYKSRPIDPSVPFDPKLGVIPNVEGRVVDVPGLYCSGWVKRGPTGVITTTMTDSFVTGQILLQDLKAGLLPSGPRPGYAAVKALLGSRGVWPVSFSDWEKLDAEEVSRGQGAGKPREKLLDPQEMLRLLGR, translated from the exons ATGGCTCCGCGCTGTTGGCGCTGGTGGCCCTGGTCGGCATGGCTTCGGACCCGGCCGCCTCCTTCCGAGAGCACCCAGA CCTTTGGGAATTCAGATGAAGTAAGGGACCCTGCAAACGCCAAAGctttgaggaaaaagagaaggagggcACAGATGAGGGTGAAGCCTGGGAAACTCCGTTTTCTGTTGGACACTGAA GAGCAGACACCCCAGATCTGTGTGGTGGGCAGTGGCCCAGCTGGCTTTTACACCGCCCAACACCTGCTAAAG CACCACTCCCGGGCCCACGTGGACATCTACGAGAAGCAACTGGTGCCCTTTGGCCTGGTGCGCTATGGCGTGGCGCCTGACCACCCCGAGGTGAAG AATGTCATCAACACTTTTACCCGGACGGCCCACTCTGACCGCTGTGCCTTCCACGGCAGCGTGGCGGTGGGCAGGGATGTGACCGTGCAGGAGCTGCGGGACGCCTACCACGCCGTGGTGCTG AGCTACGGGGCAGACGACCATCAGGCCCTGGAGATCCCCGGAGAGGAGCTGCCTGGCGTGTTCTCAGCCCGGGCCTTCGTGGGCTGGTACAACGGGCTTCCTGAGAACCGGGCG CTGGCGCCGGACCTGAGCTGTGACACGGCCGTGGTTCTGGGGCAGGGGAACGTGGCTCTGGATGTGGCCCGGATCCTGCTGACCCCACCTGAGCACCTGGAG AAAACGGATATCACGGAGGCTGCCCTGGGGGCACTGAGACAGAGTCAGGTGAAGACGGTGTGGATAGTGGGCCGACGTGGAGCCCTGCAAGTGGCCTTCACCATTAAG GAGCTTCGGGAGATGATTCAGTTACCAGGAACTCGGCCCATTTTGGATCCTGCGGATTTCTTGGGCCTTCAGGACAGAATCAAGG AGGTCCCTCGCCCGAGGAAGCGGCTGATGGAACTGCTGCTTCGAGCAGCCACGGAGAAGCCAGAGGTGGCGGAGGTTGCCCGCCGGGCATCGGCCTCCCGCGCCTGGGGCCTCCGCTTTTTCCGAAGCCCTCAGCAGGTGCTGCCCTCGCCAGATGGGCGGCGAGTGGCAGGCGTCCGCCTGGCAGTCACCAGACTGGAG GGTGTTGGTGAGGCCACCCGGGCGGTGCCCACTGGAGACGTGGAGGACCTCCCCTGTGGGCTGGTGCTGAGCAGCATTGGCTATAAGAGCCGCCCCATCGACCCCAGTGTGCCCTTTGACCCCAAACTCGGGGTCATCCCCAATGTGGAGGGCCGGGTTGTGGATGTGCCAG GCCTCTACTGCAGCGGCTGGGTGAAGCGGGGGCCTACAGGtgtcatcaccaccaccatgacGGACAGCTTTGTCACCGGCCAGATTCTGCTGCAGGACCTGAAAGCGGGGCTGCTGCCGTCTGGCCCCAGGCCTGGCTATGCGGCCGTCAAGGCCCTGCTCGGCAGCCGAG GGGTCTGGCCTGTGTCTTTCTCGGACTGGGAGAAGCTGGATGCTGAGGAGGTGTCCCGGGGCCAGGGTGCGGGGAAGCCCAGGGAGAAGCTGCTGGATCCTCAGGAGATGCTGCGGCTGCTGGGACGCTGA
- the FDXR gene encoding NADPH:adrenodoxin oxidoreductase, mitochondrial isoform X4: MAPRCWRWWPWSAWLRTRPPPSESTQSFRQQFSTQEQTPQICVVGSGPAGFYTAQHLLKHHSRAHVDIYEKQLVPFGLVRYGVAPDHPEVKNVINTFTRTAHSDRCAFHGSVAVGRDVTVQELRDAYHAVVLSYGADDHQALEIPGEELPGVFSARAFVGWYNGLPENRALAPDLSCDTAVVLGQGNVALDVARILLTPPEHLEKTDITEAALGALRQSQVKTVWIVGRRGALQVAFTIKVLGPEGEGPGSQVDGLLLGGCGRAELPGVEEGEPGRAHLGPSAFRAGGSWWCLPPGLGSGVGPRVDRALGLTPPPLPAHTAKELREMIQLPGTRPILDPADFLGLQDRIKEVPRPRKRLMELLLRAATEKPEVAEVARRASASRAWGLRFFRSPQQVLPSPDGRRVAGVRLAVTRLEGVGEATRAVPTGDVEDLPCGLVLSSIGYKSRPIDPSVPFDPKLGVIPNVEGRVVDVPDSAAGPESGAAAVWPQAWLCGRQGPARQPRGLACVFLGLGEAGC, encoded by the exons ATGGCTCCGCGCTGTTGGCGCTGGTGGCCCTGGTCGGCATGGCTTCGGACCCGGCCGCCTCCTTCCGAGAGCACCCAGA GCTTCCGCCAGCAGTTCTCCACACAGGAGCAGACACCCCAGATCTGTGTGGTGGGCAGTGGCCCAGCTGGCTTTTACACCGCCCAACACCTGCTAAAG CACCACTCCCGGGCCCACGTGGACATCTACGAGAAGCAACTGGTGCCCTTTGGCCTGGTGCGCTATGGCGTGGCGCCTGACCACCCCGAGGTGAAG AATGTCATCAACACTTTTACCCGGACGGCCCACTCTGACCGCTGTGCCTTCCACGGCAGCGTGGCGGTGGGCAGGGATGTGACCGTGCAGGAGCTGCGGGACGCCTACCACGCCGTGGTGCTG AGCTACGGGGCAGACGACCATCAGGCCCTGGAGATCCCCGGAGAGGAGCTGCCTGGCGTGTTCTCAGCCCGGGCCTTCGTGGGCTGGTACAACGGGCTTCCTGAGAACCGGGCG CTGGCGCCGGACCTGAGCTGTGACACGGCCGTGGTTCTGGGGCAGGGGAACGTGGCTCTGGATGTGGCCCGGATCCTGCTGACCCCACCTGAGCACCTGGAG AAAACGGATATCACGGAGGCTGCCCTGGGGGCACTGAGACAGAGTCAGGTGAAGACGGTGTGGATAGTGGGCCGACGTGGAGCCCTGCAAGTGGCCTTCACCATTAAGGTGCTGGGGCCTGAGGGAGAGGGGCCAGGGTCCCAAGTAGATGGTCTGCTCCTTGGGGGGTGTGGCAGGGCAGAGCTGCCTGGGGTGGAAGAGGGAGAGCCAGGCAGGGCGCACCTGGGGCCCAGTGCCTTCCGTGCTGGTGGGAGCTGGTGGTGTCTCCCGCCTGGTCTGGGCTCTGGGGTGGGCCCAAGAGTGGACAGGGCTCTGGGCCTgactcctcccccactccccgcccACACCGCCAAGGAGCTTCGGGAGATGATTCAGTTACCAGGAACTCGGCCCATTTTGGATCCTGCGGATTTCTTGGGCCTTCAGGACAGAATCAAGG AGGTCCCTCGCCCGAGGAAGCGGCTGATGGAACTGCTGCTTCGAGCAGCCACGGAGAAGCCAGAGGTGGCGGAGGTTGCCCGCCGGGCATCGGCCTCCCGCGCCTGGGGCCTCCGCTTTTTCCGAAGCCCTCAGCAGGTGCTGCCCTCGCCAGATGGGCGGCGAGTGGCAGGCGTCCGCCTGGCAGTCACCAGACTGGAG GGTGTTGGTGAGGCCACCCGGGCGGTGCCCACTGGAGACGTGGAGGACCTCCCCTGTGGGCTGGTGCTGAGCAGCATTGGCTATAAGAGCCGCCCCATCGACCCCAGTGTGCCCTTTGACCCCAAACTCGGGGTCATCCCCAATGTGGAGGGCCGGGTTGTGGATGTGCCAG ATTCTGCTGCAGGACCTGAAAGCGGGGCTGCTGCCGTCTGGCCCCAGGCCTGGCTATGCGGCCGTCAAGGCCCTGCTCGGCAGCCGAG GGGTCTGGCCTGTGTCTTTCTCGGACTGGGAGAAGCTGGATGCTGA
- the FDXR gene encoding NADPH:adrenodoxin oxidoreductase, mitochondrial isoform X6: protein MAPRCWRWWPWSAWLRTRPPPSESTQSFRQQFSTQEQTPQICVVGSGPAGFYTAQHLLKHHSRAHVDIYEKQLVPFGLVRYGVAPDHPEVKNVINTFTRTAHSDRCAFHGSVAVGRDVTVQELRDAYHAVVLSYGADDHQALEIPGEELPGVFSARAFVGWYNGLPENRALAPDLSCDTAVVLGQGNVALDVARILLTPPEHLEKTDITEAALGALRQSQVKTVWIVGRRGALQVAFTIKVLGPEGEGPGSQVDGLLLGGCGRAELPGVEEGEPGRAHLGPSAFRAGGSWWCLPPGLGSGVGPRVDRALGLTPPPLPAHTAKELREMIQLPGTRPILDPADFLGLQDRIKEVPRPRKRLMELLLRAATEKPEVAEVARRASASRAWGLRFFRSPQQVLPSPDGRRVAGVRLAVTRLEASTAAAG, encoded by the exons ATGGCTCCGCGCTGTTGGCGCTGGTGGCCCTGGTCGGCATGGCTTCGGACCCGGCCGCCTCCTTCCGAGAGCACCCAGA GCTTCCGCCAGCAGTTCTCCACACAGGAGCAGACACCCCAGATCTGTGTGGTGGGCAGTGGCCCAGCTGGCTTTTACACCGCCCAACACCTGCTAAAG CACCACTCCCGGGCCCACGTGGACATCTACGAGAAGCAACTGGTGCCCTTTGGCCTGGTGCGCTATGGCGTGGCGCCTGACCACCCCGAGGTGAAG AATGTCATCAACACTTTTACCCGGACGGCCCACTCTGACCGCTGTGCCTTCCACGGCAGCGTGGCGGTGGGCAGGGATGTGACCGTGCAGGAGCTGCGGGACGCCTACCACGCCGTGGTGCTG AGCTACGGGGCAGACGACCATCAGGCCCTGGAGATCCCCGGAGAGGAGCTGCCTGGCGTGTTCTCAGCCCGGGCCTTCGTGGGCTGGTACAACGGGCTTCCTGAGAACCGGGCG CTGGCGCCGGACCTGAGCTGTGACACGGCCGTGGTTCTGGGGCAGGGGAACGTGGCTCTGGATGTGGCCCGGATCCTGCTGACCCCACCTGAGCACCTGGAG AAAACGGATATCACGGAGGCTGCCCTGGGGGCACTGAGACAGAGTCAGGTGAAGACGGTGTGGATAGTGGGCCGACGTGGAGCCCTGCAAGTGGCCTTCACCATTAAGGTGCTGGGGCCTGAGGGAGAGGGGCCAGGGTCCCAAGTAGATGGTCTGCTCCTTGGGGGGTGTGGCAGGGCAGAGCTGCCTGGGGTGGAAGAGGGAGAGCCAGGCAGGGCGCACCTGGGGCCCAGTGCCTTCCGTGCTGGTGGGAGCTGGTGGTGTCTCCCGCCTGGTCTGGGCTCTGGGGTGGGCCCAAGAGTGGACAGGGCTCTGGGCCTgactcctcccccactccccgcccACACCGCCAAGGAGCTTCGGGAGATGATTCAGTTACCAGGAACTCGGCCCATTTTGGATCCTGCGGATTTCTTGGGCCTTCAGGACAGAATCAAGG AGGTCCCTCGCCCGAGGAAGCGGCTGATGGAACTGCTGCTTCGAGCAGCCACGGAGAAGCCAGAGGTGGCGGAGGTTGCCCGCCGGGCATCGGCCTCCCGCGCCTGGGGCCTCCGCTTTTTCCGAAGCCCTCAGCAGGTGCTGCCCTCGCCAGATGGGCGGCGAGTGGCAGGCGTCCGCCTGGCAGTCACCAGACTGGAG GCCTCTACTGCAGCGGCTGGGTGA
- the FDXR gene encoding NADPH:adrenodoxin oxidoreductase, mitochondrial isoform X5, whose translation MAPRCWRWWPWSAWLRTRPPPSESTQSFRQQFSTQEQTPQICVVGSGPAGFYTAQHLLKHHSRAHVDIYEKQLVPFGLVRYGVAPDHPEVKNVINTFTRTAHSDRCAFHGSVAVGRDVTVQELRDAYHAVVLSYGADDHQALEIPGEELPGVFSARAFVGWYNGLPENRALAPDLSCDTAVVLGQGNVALDVARILLTPPEHLEKTDITEAALGALRQSQVKTVWIVGRRGALQVAFTIKELREMIQLPGTRPILDPADFLGLQDRIKEVPRPRKRLMELLLRAATEKPEVAEVARRASASRAWGLRFFRSPQQVLPSPDGRRVAGVRLAVTRLEGVGEATRAVPTGDVEDLPCGLVLSSIGYKSRPIDPSVPFDPKLGVIPNVEGRVVDVPGLYCSGWVKRGPTGVITTTMTDSFVTGQILLQDLKAGLLPSGPRPGYAAVKALLGSRGVWPVSFSDWEKLDAEEVSRGQGAGKPREKLLDPQEMLRLLGR comes from the exons ATGGCTCCGCGCTGTTGGCGCTGGTGGCCCTGGTCGGCATGGCTTCGGACCCGGCCGCCTCCTTCCGAGAGCACCCAGA GCTTCCGCCAGCAGTTCTCCACACAGGAGCAGACACCCCAGATCTGTGTGGTGGGCAGTGGCCCAGCTGGCTTTTACACCGCCCAACACCTGCTAAAG CACCACTCCCGGGCCCACGTGGACATCTACGAGAAGCAACTGGTGCCCTTTGGCCTGGTGCGCTATGGCGTGGCGCCTGACCACCCCGAGGTGAAG AATGTCATCAACACTTTTACCCGGACGGCCCACTCTGACCGCTGTGCCTTCCACGGCAGCGTGGCGGTGGGCAGGGATGTGACCGTGCAGGAGCTGCGGGACGCCTACCACGCCGTGGTGCTG AGCTACGGGGCAGACGACCATCAGGCCCTGGAGATCCCCGGAGAGGAGCTGCCTGGCGTGTTCTCAGCCCGGGCCTTCGTGGGCTGGTACAACGGGCTTCCTGAGAACCGGGCG CTGGCGCCGGACCTGAGCTGTGACACGGCCGTGGTTCTGGGGCAGGGGAACGTGGCTCTGGATGTGGCCCGGATCCTGCTGACCCCACCTGAGCACCTGGAG AAAACGGATATCACGGAGGCTGCCCTGGGGGCACTGAGACAGAGTCAGGTGAAGACGGTGTGGATAGTGGGCCGACGTGGAGCCCTGCAAGTGGCCTTCACCATTAAG GAGCTTCGGGAGATGATTCAGTTACCAGGAACTCGGCCCATTTTGGATCCTGCGGATTTCTTGGGCCTTCAGGACAGAATCAAGG AGGTCCCTCGCCCGAGGAAGCGGCTGATGGAACTGCTGCTTCGAGCAGCCACGGAGAAGCCAGAGGTGGCGGAGGTTGCCCGCCGGGCATCGGCCTCCCGCGCCTGGGGCCTCCGCTTTTTCCGAAGCCCTCAGCAGGTGCTGCCCTCGCCAGATGGGCGGCGAGTGGCAGGCGTCCGCCTGGCAGTCACCAGACTGGAG GGTGTTGGTGAGGCCACCCGGGCGGTGCCCACTGGAGACGTGGAGGACCTCCCCTGTGGGCTGGTGCTGAGCAGCATTGGCTATAAGAGCCGCCCCATCGACCCCAGTGTGCCCTTTGACCCCAAACTCGGGGTCATCCCCAATGTGGAGGGCCGGGTTGTGGATGTGCCAG GCCTCTACTGCAGCGGCTGGGTGAAGCGGGGGCCTACAGGtgtcatcaccaccaccatgacGGACAGCTTTGTCACCGGCCAGATTCTGCTGCAGGACCTGAAAGCGGGGCTGCTGCCGTCTGGCCCCAGGCCTGGCTATGCGGCCGTCAAGGCCCTGCTCGGCAGCCGAG GGGTCTGGCCTGTGTCTTTCTCGGACTGGGAGAAGCTGGATGCTGAGGAGGTGTCCCGGGGCCAGGGTGCGGGGAAGCCCAGGGAGAAGCTGCTGGATCCTCAGGAGATGCTGCGGCTGCTGGGACGCTGA
- the FDXR gene encoding NADPH:adrenodoxin oxidoreductase, mitochondrial isoform X1: MAPRCWRWWPWSAWLRTRPPPSESTQSFRQQFSTQEQTPQICVVGSGPAGFYTAQHLLKHHSRAHVDIYEKQLVPFGLVRYGVAPDHPEVKNVINTFTRTAHSDRCAFHGSVAVGRDVTVQELRDAYHAVVLSYGADDHQALEIPGEELPGVFSARAFVGWYNGLPENRALAPDLSCDTAVVLGQGNVALDVARILLTPPEHLEKTDITEAALGALRQSQVKTVWIVGRRGALQVAFTIKVLGPEGEGPGSQVDGLLLGGCGRAELPGVEEGEPGRAHLGPSAFRAGGSWWCLPPGLGSGVGPRVDRALGLTPPPLPAHTAKELREMIQLPGTRPILDPADFLGLQDRIKEVPRPRKRLMELLLRAATEKPEVAEVARRASASRAWGLRFFRSPQQVLPSPDGRRVAGVRLAVTRLEGVGEATRAVPTGDVEDLPCGLVLSSIGYKSRPIDPSVPFDPKLGVIPNVEGRVVDVPGLYCSGWVKRGPTGVITTTMTDSFVTGQILLQDLKAGLLPSGPRPGYAAVKALLGSRGVWPVSFSDWEKLDAEEVSRGQGAGKPREKLLDPQEMLRLLGR, encoded by the exons ATGGCTCCGCGCTGTTGGCGCTGGTGGCCCTGGTCGGCATGGCTTCGGACCCGGCCGCCTCCTTCCGAGAGCACCCAGA GCTTCCGCCAGCAGTTCTCCACACAGGAGCAGACACCCCAGATCTGTGTGGTGGGCAGTGGCCCAGCTGGCTTTTACACCGCCCAACACCTGCTAAAG CACCACTCCCGGGCCCACGTGGACATCTACGAGAAGCAACTGGTGCCCTTTGGCCTGGTGCGCTATGGCGTGGCGCCTGACCACCCCGAGGTGAAG AATGTCATCAACACTTTTACCCGGACGGCCCACTCTGACCGCTGTGCCTTCCACGGCAGCGTGGCGGTGGGCAGGGATGTGACCGTGCAGGAGCTGCGGGACGCCTACCACGCCGTGGTGCTG AGCTACGGGGCAGACGACCATCAGGCCCTGGAGATCCCCGGAGAGGAGCTGCCTGGCGTGTTCTCAGCCCGGGCCTTCGTGGGCTGGTACAACGGGCTTCCTGAGAACCGGGCG CTGGCGCCGGACCTGAGCTGTGACACGGCCGTGGTTCTGGGGCAGGGGAACGTGGCTCTGGATGTGGCCCGGATCCTGCTGACCCCACCTGAGCACCTGGAG AAAACGGATATCACGGAGGCTGCCCTGGGGGCACTGAGACAGAGTCAGGTGAAGACGGTGTGGATAGTGGGCCGACGTGGAGCCCTGCAAGTGGCCTTCACCATTAAGGTGCTGGGGCCTGAGGGAGAGGGGCCAGGGTCCCAAGTAGATGGTCTGCTCCTTGGGGGGTGTGGCAGGGCAGAGCTGCCTGGGGTGGAAGAGGGAGAGCCAGGCAGGGCGCACCTGGGGCCCAGTGCCTTCCGTGCTGGTGGGAGCTGGTGGTGTCTCCCGCCTGGTCTGGGCTCTGGGGTGGGCCCAAGAGTGGACAGGGCTCTGGGCCTgactcctcccccactccccgcccACACCGCCAAGGAGCTTCGGGAGATGATTCAGTTACCAGGAACTCGGCCCATTTTGGATCCTGCGGATTTCTTGGGCCTTCAGGACAGAATCAAGG AGGTCCCTCGCCCGAGGAAGCGGCTGATGGAACTGCTGCTTCGAGCAGCCACGGAGAAGCCAGAGGTGGCGGAGGTTGCCCGCCGGGCATCGGCCTCCCGCGCCTGGGGCCTCCGCTTTTTCCGAAGCCCTCAGCAGGTGCTGCCCTCGCCAGATGGGCGGCGAGTGGCAGGCGTCCGCCTGGCAGTCACCAGACTGGAG GGTGTTGGTGAGGCCACCCGGGCGGTGCCCACTGGAGACGTGGAGGACCTCCCCTGTGGGCTGGTGCTGAGCAGCATTGGCTATAAGAGCCGCCCCATCGACCCCAGTGTGCCCTTTGACCCCAAACTCGGGGTCATCCCCAATGTGGAGGGCCGGGTTGTGGATGTGCCAG GCCTCTACTGCAGCGGCTGGGTGAAGCGGGGGCCTACAGGtgtcatcaccaccaccatgacGGACAGCTTTGTCACCGGCCAGATTCTGCTGCAGGACCTGAAAGCGGGGCTGCTGCCGTCTGGCCCCAGGCCTGGCTATGCGGCCGTCAAGGCCCTGCTCGGCAGCCGAG GGGTCTGGCCTGTGTCTTTCTCGGACTGGGAGAAGCTGGATGCTGAGGAGGTGTCCCGGGGCCAGGGTGCGGGGAAGCCCAGGGAGAAGCTGCTGGATCCTCAGGAGATGCTGCGGCTGCTGGGACGCTGA
- the FDXR gene encoding NADPH:adrenodoxin oxidoreductase, mitochondrial isoform X2, translating to MAPRCWRWWPWSAWLRTRPPPSESTQSFRQQFSTQEQTPQICVVGSGPAGFYTAQHLLKHHSRAHVDIYEKQLVPFGLVRYGVAPDHPEVKVGLSGLGAGLWRLWSSVAVGRDVTVQELRDAYHAVVLSYGADDHQALEIPGEELPGVFSARAFVGWYNGLPENRALAPDLSCDTAVVLGQGNVALDVARILLTPPEHLEKTDITEAALGALRQSQVKTVWIVGRRGALQVAFTIKVLGPEGEGPGSQVDGLLLGGCGRAELPGVEEGEPGRAHLGPSAFRAGGSWWCLPPGLGSGVGPRVDRALGLTPPPLPAHTAKELREMIQLPGTRPILDPADFLGLQDRIKEVPRPRKRLMELLLRAATEKPEVAEVARRASASRAWGLRFFRSPQQVLPSPDGRRVAGVRLAVTRLEGVGEATRAVPTGDVEDLPCGLVLSSIGYKSRPIDPSVPFDPKLGVIPNVEGRVVDVPGLYCSGWVKRGPTGVITTTMTDSFVTGQILLQDLKAGLLPSGPRPGYAAVKALLGSRGVWPVSFSDWEKLDAEEVSRGQGAGKPREKLLDPQEMLRLLGR from the exons ATGGCTCCGCGCTGTTGGCGCTGGTGGCCCTGGTCGGCATGGCTTCGGACCCGGCCGCCTCCTTCCGAGAGCACCCAGA GCTTCCGCCAGCAGTTCTCCACACAGGAGCAGACACCCCAGATCTGTGTGGTGGGCAGTGGCCCAGCTGGCTTTTACACCGCCCAACACCTGCTAAAG CACCACTCCCGGGCCCACGTGGACATCTACGAGAAGCAACTGGTGCCCTTTGGCCTGGTGCGCTATGGCGTGGCGCCTGACCACCCCGAGGTGAAGGTGGGTCTCTCTGGGCTCGGAGCAGGGCTCTGGAGACTTTGGTCAag CGTGGCGGTGGGCAGGGATGTGACCGTGCAGGAGCTGCGGGACGCCTACCACGCCGTGGTGCTG AGCTACGGGGCAGACGACCATCAGGCCCTGGAGATCCCCGGAGAGGAGCTGCCTGGCGTGTTCTCAGCCCGGGCCTTCGTGGGCTGGTACAACGGGCTTCCTGAGAACCGGGCG CTGGCGCCGGACCTGAGCTGTGACACGGCCGTGGTTCTGGGGCAGGGGAACGTGGCTCTGGATGTGGCCCGGATCCTGCTGACCCCACCTGAGCACCTGGAG AAAACGGATATCACGGAGGCTGCCCTGGGGGCACTGAGACAGAGTCAGGTGAAGACGGTGTGGATAGTGGGCCGACGTGGAGCCCTGCAAGTGGCCTTCACCATTAAGGTGCTGGGGCCTGAGGGAGAGGGGCCAGGGTCCCAAGTAGATGGTCTGCTCCTTGGGGGGTGTGGCAGGGCAGAGCTGCCTGGGGTGGAAGAGGGAGAGCCAGGCAGGGCGCACCTGGGGCCCAGTGCCTTCCGTGCTGGTGGGAGCTGGTGGTGTCTCCCGCCTGGTCTGGGCTCTGGGGTGGGCCCAAGAGTGGACAGGGCTCTGGGCCTgactcctcccccactccccgcccACACCGCCAAGGAGCTTCGGGAGATGATTCAGTTACCAGGAACTCGGCCCATTTTGGATCCTGCGGATTTCTTGGGCCTTCAGGACAGAATCAAGG AGGTCCCTCGCCCGAGGAAGCGGCTGATGGAACTGCTGCTTCGAGCAGCCACGGAGAAGCCAGAGGTGGCGGAGGTTGCCCGCCGGGCATCGGCCTCCCGCGCCTGGGGCCTCCGCTTTTTCCGAAGCCCTCAGCAGGTGCTGCCCTCGCCAGATGGGCGGCGAGTGGCAGGCGTCCGCCTGGCAGTCACCAGACTGGAG GGTGTTGGTGAGGCCACCCGGGCGGTGCCCACTGGAGACGTGGAGGACCTCCCCTGTGGGCTGGTGCTGAGCAGCATTGGCTATAAGAGCCGCCCCATCGACCCCAGTGTGCCCTTTGACCCCAAACTCGGGGTCATCCCCAATGTGGAGGGCCGGGTTGTGGATGTGCCAG GCCTCTACTGCAGCGGCTGGGTGAAGCGGGGGCCTACAGGtgtcatcaccaccaccatgacGGACAGCTTTGTCACCGGCCAGATTCTGCTGCAGGACCTGAAAGCGGGGCTGCTGCCGTCTGGCCCCAGGCCTGGCTATGCGGCCGTCAAGGCCCTGCTCGGCAGCCGAG GGGTCTGGCCTGTGTCTTTCTCGGACTGGGAGAAGCTGGATGCTGAGGAGGTGTCCCGGGGCCAGGGTGCGGGGAAGCCCAGGGAGAAGCTGCTGGATCCTCAGGAGATGCTGCGGCTGCTGGGACGCTGA